A genomic segment from Anaeromyxobacter sp. encodes:
- the rplF gene encoding 50S ribosomal protein L6, with protein sequence MSRVGKQPVKIPEKVKVAITGTLIKVEGPKGKMSLTFNPVVKVEVAGNEVRVTRPDETRLAKGLHGLTRTLVRNALDGVSKGYERGLEISGVGFKAEVKGKDINFTLGFSHPVVFKLPEGITAEVDAKQTKLLIKGVDKHLLGLTAAKIRALRPPEPYKGKGIKYAEETVRRKEGKTGAA encoded by the coding sequence ATGTCCCGCGTCGGAAAGCAGCCAGTCAAGATTCCCGAGAAGGTCAAGGTCGCCATCACCGGCACCCTGATCAAGGTCGAGGGGCCCAAGGGCAAGATGTCCTTGACCTTCAACCCCGTGGTCAAGGTGGAGGTCGCCGGCAACGAGGTGCGCGTCACCCGCCCGGACGAGACCCGCCTGGCCAAGGGCCTGCACGGCCTGACCCGTACCCTGGTCCGCAACGCGCTGGACGGCGTGTCGAAGGGCTACGAGCGCGGCCTGGAGATCAGCGGCGTCGGCTTCAAGGCCGAGGTCAAGGGCAAGGACATCAACTTCACGCTCGGCTTCTCCCACCCGGTGGTCTTCAAGCTGCCCGAGGGGATCACCGCCGAGGTGGATGCCAAGCAGACCAAGCTGCTGATCAAGGGGGTCGACAAGCACCTCCTCGGCCTCACCGCCGCCAAGATCCGCGCGCTCCGCCCGCCCGAGCCGTACAAGGGCAAGGGCATCAAGTACGCTGAGGAGACGGTCCGTCGCAAGGAAGGCAAGACCGGCGCCGCCTAG
- the rpsH gene encoding 30S ribosomal protein S8 produces the protein MSFTDPIGDMLTRIRNASSARHEKCLVPASGLKLRLAEVLKSEGFIQDYVRHDDGHQGAITIVLKYGPDREPAISDIKRVSKPGLRRYVATDDIPRVLNGLGVAILSTSKGVMVDREARKHKVGGELICTVW, from the coding sequence ATGAGCTTTACCGATCCCATTGGCGACATGCTGACGCGCATCCGCAACGCGTCGTCCGCACGTCACGAGAAGTGCCTGGTCCCGGCTTCGGGCCTCAAGCTGCGCCTGGCGGAGGTCCTCAAGAGCGAGGGCTTCATCCAGGACTACGTCCGGCACGACGACGGGCACCAGGGGGCGATCACCATCGTCCTGAAGTACGGTCCCGATCGCGAGCCGGCCATCAGCGACATCAAGCGGGTCAGCAAGCCCGGCCTGCGTCGCTACGTGGCCACGGACGACATTCCGCGGGTCCTCAACGGACTCGGGGTCGCCATCCTGTCCACCAGCAAGGGCGTGATGGTCGACCGCGAGGCCCGCAAGCACAAGGTCGGCGGCGAGCTGATCTGCACGGTTTGGTAA
- a CDS encoding type Z 30S ribosomal protein S14, whose translation MAKLSKMAQAKRKLKFKVRQYNRCPLCGRPRAFLRKFQMCRICFRKRALQGEITGVIKSSW comes from the coding sequence ATGGCCAAGCTTTCCAAGATGGCGCAGGCCAAGCGCAAGCTGAAGTTCAAGGTGCGCCAGTACAACCGGTGCCCGCTGTGTGGCCGGCCCCGCGCCTTCCTCCGCAAGTTCCAGATGTGCCGCATCTGCTTCCGCAAGCGCGCGCTGCAGGGCGAGATCACCGGCGTCATCAAGTCCAGCTGGTAA
- the rplE gene encoding 50S ribosomal protein L5 codes for MAARLKERYEKELRPALMKELGYGNPMQVPRLEKIVVNMGLGEAISNGKIIDASLAQLTMIAGQKPVITKSRKSIANFKLRQGQSIGVMVTLRGERMYEFFDRLVCIALPRVRDFKGVSPKAFDGKGNYTLGVREQIIFPEINYDQVEKIKGLNITVVTTARDDEAGRALLRSLGMPFRT; via the coding sequence ATGGCAGCACGACTCAAGGAGCGGTACGAGAAGGAGCTCCGCCCCGCGCTCATGAAGGAGCTCGGCTACGGCAACCCCATGCAGGTGCCCCGCCTCGAGAAGATCGTGGTGAACATGGGCCTGGGCGAAGCCATCAGCAACGGCAAGATCATCGACGCCTCGCTGGCGCAGCTGACCATGATCGCCGGCCAGAAGCCGGTCATCACCAAGTCCCGGAAGTCCATCGCCAACTTCAAGCTGCGCCAGGGCCAGAGCATCGGCGTGATGGTGACGCTGCGGGGCGAGCGGATGTACGAGTTCTTCGACCGGCTGGTCTGCATCGCGCTGCCCCGCGTCCGCGACTTCAAGGGCGTCTCGCCCAAGGCCTTCGACGGCAAGGGGAACTACACCCTCGGCGTCCGCGAGCAGATCATCTTCCCCGAGATCAATTACGACCAGGTCGAGAAGATCAAGGGCCTGAACATCACCGTGGTGACGACGGCCAGGGATGACGAGGCGGGCCGCGCCCTCCTCCGCTCGCTCGGCATGCCGTTCCGCACCTAA
- the rplX gene encoding 50S ribosomal protein L24 — MPVIRKGDTVKVIAGKEKGKSGKVLEVLREDGRVRVEKLMTVKRHQKKGRSQSSPEGGIVEKTGTIAISNVMVVAAGGEPVRLEKAPRELGAKEKARLAKRQAAT; from the coding sequence ATGCCAGTCATCCGCAAGGGCGACACCGTCAAGGTCATCGCCGGCAAGGAGAAGGGCAAGTCCGGCAAGGTCCTGGAGGTCCTCCGCGAGGACGGCCGGGTCCGGGTCGAGAAGCTCATGACGGTGAAGCGCCACCAGAAGAAGGGGCGCAGCCAGTCCAGCCCCGAGGGCGGCATCGTCGAGAAGACCGGCACCATCGCCATCTCCAACGTGATGGTGGTGGCGGCGGGCGGCGAGCCGGTGCGCCTGGAGAAGGCGCCCCGCGAGCTCGGCGCCAAGGAGAAGGCCCGCCTGGCGAAGCGCCAGGCGGCCACGTAA
- the rplN gene encoding 50S ribosomal protein L14, giving the protein MIQMQTILDVADNSGAKKVMCIKVLGGSKRKYASLGDVIVVSVREAIPQAKVKKGEVARAVIVRTAREVKRPDGSYIRFDGNSAVLINKDLEPVGTRIFGPVARELRARKFMKIISLAPEVL; this is encoded by the coding sequence ATGATCCAGATGCAGACCATCCTGGACGTTGCCGACAACTCCGGGGCCAAGAAGGTGATGTGCATCAAGGTGCTCGGCGGGTCGAAGCGGAAGTACGCCTCGCTCGGCGACGTCATCGTGGTGTCGGTCCGCGAGGCCATCCCGCAGGCCAAGGTGAAGAAGGGCGAGGTGGCCCGCGCCGTCATCGTCCGCACCGCCCGCGAGGTGAAGCGCCCCGACGGCAGCTACATCCGCTTCGACGGCAACAGCGCGGTCCTCATCAACAAGGACCTCGAGCCGGTGGGCACCCGCATCTTCGGCCCGGTGGCCCGCGAGCTGCGCGCCCGCAAGTTCATGAAGATCATCAGCCTGGCCCCCGAGGTCCTCTAG
- the rpsQ gene encoding 30S ribosomal protein S17 translates to MERGNRKTRVGVVVSNKMTKTVVVKVERRVPDRKYGKIVAQAKKFKAHDENQECQPGDKVRMVETRPLSKDKRWRVVEIIEKATEV, encoded by the coding sequence ATGGAGCGCGGCAACCGCAAGACCCGCGTCGGCGTGGTGGTCTCGAACAAGATGACCAAGACCGTGGTCGTCAAGGTCGAGCGCCGCGTGCCAGACCGGAAGTACGGGAAGATCGTCGCCCAGGCCAAGAAGTTCAAGGCCCACGACGAGAACCAGGAGTGCCAGCCGGGCGACAAGGTCCGCATGGTCGAGACCCGTCCGCTGTCCAAGGACAAGCGCTGGCGCGTGGTCGAGATCATCGAGAAGGCGACGGAGGTCTAA
- a CDS encoding 50S ribosomal protein L29 — translation MANVKELRELSRGELEARASELKQTLFELKNKASTGVLDSTAELMKTRREVARCLTVARAKDLPAKAGKAKE, via the coding sequence ATGGCGAACGTGAAGGAGCTGCGCGAGCTGTCGAGAGGTGAGCTGGAGGCCCGCGCGAGCGAGCTGAAGCAGACCCTCTTCGAGCTCAAGAACAAGGCGTCCACCGGCGTGCTCGATTCGACCGCCGAGCTCATGAAGACCCGCCGCGAGGTGGCCCGCTGCCTCACCGTGGCGCGCGCCAAGGACCTCCCGGCCAAGGCCGGGAAGGCGAAGGAGTGA
- the rplP gene encoding 50S ribosomal protein L16: MLQPARTKYRKMMKGRMRGKAYRGSDLNQGEYGLQATECGYLTARQIEAARVAITRHVKRGGKLWIRVFPDKPITKKAAETRMGTGKGNVEYYVAVIKPGRILYEMEGCDDATAKKAFSLAAHKLPVSTKLVKRGTTL; this comes from the coding sequence ATGCTTCAGCCCGCTCGTACCAAGTACCGCAAGATGATGAAGGGCCGCATGCGGGGCAAGGCGTACCGCGGCTCGGACCTGAACCAGGGCGAGTACGGCCTGCAGGCCACCGAGTGCGGCTACCTGACGGCCCGCCAGATCGAGGCCGCCCGCGTCGCCATCACCCGCCACGTCAAGCGTGGCGGCAAGCTCTGGATCCGGGTGTTCCCGGACAAGCCCATCACCAAGAAGGCGGCTGAGACCCGCATGGGCACCGGCAAGGGCAACGTGGAGTACTACGTGGCCGTCATCAAGCCGGGTCGCATCCTCTACGAGATGGAGGGCTGCGACGACGCCACCGCCAAGAAGGCGTTCTCCCTGGCCGCCCACAAGCTGCCGGTGTCCACGAAGCTGGTCAAGCGCGGCACGACGCTGTAG
- the rpsC gene encoding 30S ribosomal protein S3 encodes MGQKVHPIGFRLGVIRTWDSKWYEERNYAKWLHEDIHLREFVKEKLGAAGISRIEIERAANKVKINVHTARPGIVIGKRGAGIETVKKDLQALTQNEVYLNVVEVRKAETDAQLVAENIATQLERRIAFRRAMKKAVQTALKFGAKGIRVACAGRLGGAEMARYEWYREGRVPLHTLRADIDYGFAEAKTTYGKIGCKVWIMKGEVLPQSAAARAPRSAGPRADRA; translated from the coding sequence GTGGGTCAGAAAGTCCATCCCATCGGGTTCCGCCTCGGGGTCATCCGCACCTGGGACTCCAAGTGGTACGAGGAGCGGAACTACGCCAAGTGGCTGCACGAGGACATCCACCTCCGCGAGTTCGTGAAGGAGAAGCTCGGCGCGGCCGGCATCTCCCGCATCGAGATCGAGCGGGCGGCCAACAAGGTCAAGATCAACGTCCACACCGCGCGCCCCGGCATCGTCATCGGCAAGCGCGGCGCCGGCATCGAGACCGTCAAGAAGGACCTCCAGGCCCTCACGCAGAACGAGGTCTACCTGAACGTCGTCGAGGTCCGGAAGGCCGAGACCGACGCCCAGCTGGTGGCCGAGAACATCGCCACCCAGCTCGAGCGCCGCATCGCCTTCCGCCGCGCCATGAAGAAGGCGGTGCAGACCGCCCTCAAGTTCGGCGCCAAGGGCATCCGCGTGGCCTGCGCCGGCCGCCTGGGCGGCGCCGAGATGGCCCGCTACGAGTGGTACCGCGAGGGCCGGGTGCCGCTGCACACCCTGCGCGCCGACATCGACTACGGCTTCGCCGAGGCCAAGACCACCTACGGCAAGATCGGCTGCAAGGTCTGGATCATGAAGGGCGAGGTCCTGCCGCAGTCCGCGGCGGCCCGGGCGCCCCGTTCCGCCGGCCCGCGCGCCGATCGCGCGTAA
- the rplV gene encoding 50S ribosomal protein L22, with amino-acid sequence MAETETKTIVKRVRRAPPLPRSRPNRPAPPAPGPHASLKFLRLAPRKVRLVADTVRGLPVGDALAALKYRPQAAAKPLAKLLRSALANAENKGGKVDVDALVIKTLTVDQGPKMRRFMPRAMGRAFRVEKKTSHVYVELGTVGR; translated from the coding sequence ATGGCCGAGACCGAGACCAAGACGATCGTGAAGCGCGTGCGGCGGGCCCCCCCGCTCCCGCGCTCCCGCCCCAACCGCCCGGCGCCCCCCGCGCCCGGGCCGCACGCCAGCCTCAAGTTCCTCCGCCTGGCGCCCCGCAAGGTCCGGCTCGTCGCCGACACCGTGCGCGGCCTCCCGGTGGGGGACGCCCTGGCGGCGCTCAAGTACCGCCCGCAGGCGGCCGCCAAGCCGCTGGCCAAGCTGCTCCGCTCCGCCCTCGCCAACGCCGAGAACAAGGGCGGCAAGGTGGACGTGGACGCCCTGGTCATCAAGACCTTGACCGTCGACCAGGGCCCCAAGATGCGCCGGTTCATGCCGCGCGCCATGGGGCGCGCCTTCCGGGTCGAGAAGAAGACGAGCCACGTGTACGTCGAGCTCGGGACCGTCGGCCGCTAG
- the rpsS gene encoding 30S ribosomal protein S19, with the protein MARSIKKGPFADKHLTKKVEEANKSNKKSVIKTWSRRSTILPDFVGHTFAVHNGKKFVPVFVTENMVGHKLGEFAPTRSFSGHSAEKKAAAAPAGPPKK; encoded by the coding sequence ATGGCGCGTTCAATCAAGAAGGGCCCGTTCGCCGACAAGCACCTCACCAAGAAGGTGGAGGAGGCGAACAAGTCCAACAAGAAGTCGGTCATCAAGACCTGGTCGCGGCGCAGCACCATCCTCCCCGACTTCGTGGGGCACACCTTCGCCGTGCACAACGGCAAGAAGTTCGTGCCGGTCTTCGTGACCGAGAACATGGTCGGCCACAAGCTTGGCGAGTTCGCCCCCACCCGGAGCTTCTCTGGCCACTCGGCGGAGAAGAAGGCCGCGGCGGCCCCGGCTGGCCCGCCGAAGAAGTAG